A genomic region of Glycine max cultivar Williams 82 chromosome 15, Glycine_max_v4.0, whole genome shotgun sequence contains the following coding sequences:
- the LOC100806903 gene encoding TIR-only protein, which yields MQRLPAKTISKIARTACDVFINHRGIDTKKNVAGLLYDNLTRNGVRAFLDSMNMKPGDRLFDHIDRAILGCKVGVAVFSPRYCDSYFCLHELALLMESNKRVVPIFYDVKPSQLVVKDNGTRPHKDLQRFCLALEEAKNTVGLTFDSLNGDWSELLRNASDAVIMNLLEVEEERKHARKQQR from the exons ATGCAACGTTTACCCGCCAAAACGATAAGCAAAATCGCTCGTACAGCATGCGACGTGTTCATAAACCACCGTGGGATAGACACAAAGAAAAACGTTGCGGGGTTGTTGTACGATAATCTTACGAGGAATGGAGTGAGGGCATTCTTGGACAGCATGAACATGAAACCTGGGGATAGGCTATTCGACCACATTGATAGGGCTATCCTCGGTTGCAAGGTTGGTGTTGCGGTCTTCTCTCCTCGTTATTGTGACTCCTATTTCTGCCTCCACGAGCTGGCTCTTCTCATGGAGTCCAACAAAAGGGTTGTTCCTATTTTCTATGATGTCAAACCGTCGCAGCTTGTGGTCAAGGACAACGGAACACGCCCTCATAAGGACCTTCAGAGGTTCTGTTTAGCACTCGAGGAAGCTAAAAACACCGTCGGTTTGACGTTTGATTCTTTGAATGG gGATTGGTCGGAGCTGCTAAGGAATGCTTCCGATGCGGTGATCATGAACTTGCTGGAGGTAGAGGAAGAAAGGAAGCACGCGAGGAAGCAACAACGTTGA